In one window of Canis lupus baileyi chromosome 10, mCanLup2.hap1, whole genome shotgun sequence DNA:
- the LOC140641905 gene encoding large ribosomal subunit protein eL39 produces the protein MSSHKTFRIKRFLAKKQKQNRPIPQWIRMKTGNKIRYNSKRRHWRRTKLGL, from the coding sequence ATGTCTTCTCACAAGACTTTCAGAATCAAGCGATTcctggccaagaaacaaaagcagaatcgtCCTATTCCCCAGTGGATTCGgatgaaaactggtaataaaatcagGTACAATTCCAAGAGGAGACACTGGAGAAGAACCAAACTGGGTCTGTGA
- the CDC26 gene encoding anaphase-promoting complex subunit CDC26: MLRRKPTRLELKLDDIEEFESIRKDLETRKKQKEEVDVVGISDGEGAIGLSSDPKSREQMINDRIGYKPQPKPNNRSSQFGSFEF, encoded by the exons ATGCTGCGGCGAAAACCAACCCGCCTAGAACTAAAGCTTGATGACATTGAGGAGTTTGAGAGCATTCGAAAGGATCTGGAG ACCCGtaagaagcaaaaggaagaagTGGATGTCGTAGGAATCAGTGATGGAGAAGGTGCCATTGGGCTCAGCAGTGACCCCAAGAGCCGGGAACAAATGATTAATGATCGAATTGGTTATAAACCCCAACCCAAGCCCAATAATCGTTCATCTCAATTTGGAAGTTTCGAATTTTAG
- the PRPF4 gene encoding U4/U6 small nuclear ribonucleoprotein Prp4 isoform X1 encodes MASSRAASTATKTKAPDDLVAPVVKKPHIYYGSLEEKERERLAKGESGILGKEGLKAGIEAGNINITSGEVFEIEEHISERQAEVLAEFERRKRARQINVSTDDSEVKACLRALGEPITLFGEGPAERRERLRNILSVVGTDALKKTKKDDEKSKKSKEEYQQTWYHEGPNSLKVARLWIANYSLPRAMKRLEEARLHKEIPETTRTSQMQELHKSLRSLNNFCSQIGDDRPISYCHFSPNSKMLATACWSGLCKLWSVPDCNLLHTLRGHNTNVGAIVFHPKSTVSLDQKDVNLASCAADGSVKLWSLDSDEPVADIEGHTVRVARVMWHPSGRFLGTTCYDRSWRLWDLEAQEEILHQEGHSMGVYDIAFHQDGSLAGTGGLDAFGRVWDLRTGRCIMFLEGHLKEIYGINFSPNGYHIATGSGDNTCKVWDLRQRRCVYTIPAHQNLVTGVKFEPIHGNFLLTGAYDNTAKIWTHPGWSPLKTLAGHEGKVMGLDISSDGQLIATCSYDRTFKLWMAE; translated from the exons ATGGCTTCCTCACGAGCCGCCTCCACG GCAACCAAAACTAAGGCACCTGATGACTTAGTTGCTCCTGTTGTGAAGAAACCACACATCTATTACGGAAGtttggaagagaaggagagggagcgtCTGGCCAAAGGAGAGTCTGGGATTTTGGGAAAAGAAGGACTTAAAGCTGGAATTGAAGCAGGAAATATTAACATAACCTCTG GAGAGGTGTTTGAAATTGAAGAGCACATCAGTGAACGACAGGCCGAAGTGTTAGCTGAGTTTGAGAGAAGAAAGCGAGCCCGGCAAATCAATGTTTCCACTGATGACTCAGAGGTCAAGGCTTGCCTTAGAGCCTTGGGGGAGCCCATCACACTTTTTGGAGAGGGTCCtgctgaaagaagagaaag GCTGAGAAATATCCTATCAGTGGTTGGTACTGATGCcttaaaaaagaccaaaaaagatGATGAGAAATCTAAGAAGTCCAAAGAAGAG tATCAGCAAACCTGGTATCATGAAGGACCAAACAGCCTGAAGGTTGCTAGACTATGGATTGCTAATTATTCACTGCCCAG GGCAATGAAACGCCTGGAAGAGGCTCGTCTCCATAAAGAAATTCCTGAGACAACTAGGACCTCCCAGATGCAAGAGCTGCACAAATCTCTCCGG tctttgaataATTTCTGCAGTCAGATTGGGGATGATCGGCCTATCTCCTACTGCCACTTTAGTCCTAATTCCAAAATGCTGGCCACAGCTTGTTG GAGTGGGCTTTGCAAGCTCTGGTCAGTTCCCGATTGCAATCTGCTTCACACCCTCCGAG GCCATAACACAAACGTAGGCGCAATTGTATTCCATCCAAAATCCACCGTGTCCTTGGACCAAAAAGATGTCAATCTGGCCTCTTGTGCTGCGGATGGTTCTGTGAAGCTTTGGAGCCTTGACAG TGACGAGCCAGTGGCGGACATTGAAGGCCATACAGTGCGTGTGGCACGTGTAATGTGGCATCCATCAGGACGTTTCTTGGGCACCACCTG CTATGACCGCTCGTGGCGCTTATGGGATTTGGAGGCTCAAGAGGAGATCCTGCATCAGGAAGGCCACAGCATGGGTGTGTATGACATTGCCTTCCATCAAGATGGGTCTTTGGCTGGCACTGG GGGACTGGATGCATTTGGTCGTGTTTGGGACTTGCGCACAGGACGGTGTATCATGTTCCTAGAAGGTCACCTGAAAGAAATCTATGGAATAAATTTCTCCCCCAATGG CTACCACATTGCAACTGGCAGTGGTGACAACACCTGCAAAGTGTGGGACCTTCGACAACGGCGTTGTGTCTATACCATCCCTGCCCATCAGAACTTAGTGACTGGTGTCAAGTTTGAGC CTATCCATGGGAATTTTCTGCTCACTGGTGCTTATGATAACACAGCCAAGATCTGGACCCACCCAGGCTGGTCCCCACTGAAGACTCTGGCTGGCCATGAAGGCAAAGTGATGGGCCTAGACATCTCTTCTGATGGGCAGCTCATAGCCACTTGCTCATACGACAGGACCTTCAAGCTCTGGATGGCTGAATAG
- the PRPF4 gene encoding U4/U6 small nuclear ribonucleoprotein Prp4 isoform X2, which translates to MLSFVFVRSGLCKLWSVPDCNLLHTLRGHNTNVGAIVFHPKSTVSLDQKDVNLASCAADGSVKLWSLDSDEPVADIEGHTVRVARVMWHPSGRFLGTTCYDRSWRLWDLEAQEEILHQEGHSMGVYDIAFHQDGSLAGTGGLDAFGRVWDLRTGRCIMFLEGHLKEIYGINFSPNGYHIATGSGDNTCKVWDLRQRRCVYTIPAHQNLVTGVKFEPIHGNFLLTGAYDNTAKIWTHPGWSPLKTLAGHEGKVMGLDISSDGQLIATCSYDRTFKLWMAE; encoded by the exons ATGCTTTCCTTTGTATTTGTTAGGAGTGGGCTTTGCAAGCTCTGGTCAGTTCCCGATTGCAATCTGCTTCACACCCTCCGAG GCCATAACACAAACGTAGGCGCAATTGTATTCCATCCAAAATCCACCGTGTCCTTGGACCAAAAAGATGTCAATCTGGCCTCTTGTGCTGCGGATGGTTCTGTGAAGCTTTGGAGCCTTGACAG TGACGAGCCAGTGGCGGACATTGAAGGCCATACAGTGCGTGTGGCACGTGTAATGTGGCATCCATCAGGACGTTTCTTGGGCACCACCTG CTATGACCGCTCGTGGCGCTTATGGGATTTGGAGGCTCAAGAGGAGATCCTGCATCAGGAAGGCCACAGCATGGGTGTGTATGACATTGCCTTCCATCAAGATGGGTCTTTGGCTGGCACTGG GGGACTGGATGCATTTGGTCGTGTTTGGGACTTGCGCACAGGACGGTGTATCATGTTCCTAGAAGGTCACCTGAAAGAAATCTATGGAATAAATTTCTCCCCCAATGG CTACCACATTGCAACTGGCAGTGGTGACAACACCTGCAAAGTGTGGGACCTTCGACAACGGCGTTGTGTCTATACCATCCCTGCCCATCAGAACTTAGTGACTGGTGTCAAGTTTGAGC CTATCCATGGGAATTTTCTGCTCACTGGTGCTTATGATAACACAGCCAAGATCTGGACCCACCCAGGCTGGTCCCCACTGAAGACTCTGGCTGGCCATGAAGGCAAAGTGATGGGCCTAGACATCTCTTCTGATGGGCAGCTCATAGCCACTTGCTCATACGACAGGACCTTCAAGCTCTGGATGGCTGAATAG